GCTTTTCCTTCAGCAGTTCAATCAGCCGCTGCTGCTCTGCGATCAATGCGTCAATACGCGCCGTTTCATAGTCAAGAAAACGAGCAATTTGGGTTTGTTCGCCTAATGGAGGATTGGTTATTGGCAGATTCTCAATAACACTCATTCCAATATTTTGTTGGGTTCCAAAGCTCCAGTGAAGAACAACTGACTCTTGAAAACTGCGTGACCTCATCGAGAAAAGAACGAAATAAGGATGATGACTTTGGTTGCAGCGTATGACTGCTAATGGAGACCAAATATTAAATTCATCTTCGGTTTCAACGATTGCCGTAACTCCAGTCGTAGCACCAGACTTAACCATGTAAATGTCGTGCTTCTGGGGCTTATATTTTTTTGAGAATCGATTGTGGTCTTCTCTGGATATGTACTTTGCCTTGGTAAAGTCTACTTTTCCTGAAGATACTGCTTCAGCCGATATAAAAAGAACACCGTCATCAATGAAGTTAGGAGTTTCATGCGGTCCATCGGTAACTGGCGTTGAAACTAAGTGCTTCAGTGGCATTACATCCCAATGCTCAGGCACTTCCCCCAACCATTCCACCCCAGAATCCTTATACGCCTCATACTTCGGAAAGCTCATCGGTCTTCTCCTGTCGCCACATTTAGCGCATAAAACTCATGCAATTTTGCTTGCAACAGCGCCTTGTCCGGCAACTGTGTTTGGTACTCCGCAATCAGCGCAGGCGATAGCGATCGATTTAGGGCATACTTCACCACCTCATCATCCTTGCTCGCACACAACAGCACCCCAATCGCCGGGTTTTCGTGGGGCTTGCGCTCATCGCGATCCAACGCCTCCAGATAAAAATTCAGCTTACCCAAATACTCCGGCTCAAACCGTCCCACCTTTAGCTCCACCGCCACCAAGCAATTCAGCCCTCGATGGAAAAATAATAGATCTAGCGCAAAATCGCGCCCTCCCACCTGCACCGGATATTCTGAGCCGACAAAACAAAAATCGCGCCCCAGTTCAATCAAAAAATCCTTTAGCTGCCTCAGCAAGCCCTGGTGTAGATCTGCCTCGGTATGCAGTTCGGGCAACTCCAAAAACTCCACCATATAGGCATCCCGAAAAACATCCACCGCCGTAGGATGAGATTGTGCCGCCACTGGTGACACTTTTACCGGATTCAACACACTGCGCTCAAATAGGGCAATCTTAAATTGTCGTTCTAGCTCCCGGCTAGACCACTTTTCCTGAATCGCCAACCGTAGGTAAAACTCCCGCTCCTCCGGGTGTTTACTCTGGTTGAGAATAATTAAATTGTGAGTCCAGGGCAATTGTGACAGCACTGCTGTCACAATTGTCTCATCCTGATAAGTCTCATAGAACTTCCGCATCCGAAACAGATTTCGCCGCGTAAACCCGCGCAGCCCCGGCTGAGTCCGGGCCAGATAATCCGCCAACTGCTGCACCACCCCCTCGCCCCATTCCGCCTGTGCCAGCTTGTGGCTTAGGTATGCCCCCACCTGCCAGTACAGCTCTACCAGTTGGGTATTCACCGCCTGCGTCGCTCTTTGTTTAGCAGATTGGATCATCTCCACCACTTCTGCAAAGCTTTGCTCCATGGCCTGATCTAGGGGCCCCGTCATGCTGATAGCTCCTCGATCATCTGCTTAATGCGATCCGTACAGGCCTTTAGATCGCGGTCAATCTCCTCCAAGGGGCGCGGCGGCTGAAACACATAGAAATGCCGATTAAACGGAATCTCGAACCCCACAATGCCCACCTCCCCATCAATAGCATCGCACTTGCCCTGATCAATCCAGGCATCGGGCACATGGGGTTTCACCTCCCGCTCAAAGTAGTCGTAGATCGACTCACCCAGGGGCACATTTTCATAATCTCGTAGCCCCGTATCCGGCTCCGGCTGTCCCTTAGGCTTATCCTTCACCCGGCAAATCTCCGCTTCTGGGTGGCGTTCTCCAAACGCATTCAGTAACACCTTCAGCACTGCCGCACTGGCATCAATCTCCTGCATGGCTAGAGCCTGTTTCAGCCGTTTGATAAACGGGGCACGACTGAGGTGCAGCGGCTCTTTTTCTAACGTTTGCAGCGCTGTAATTAGTCGGCTTTGCACCTCCCCATCTAGCTTTTGCACCGCCTTTTCATCTAGAGCAGCCTTGATGCGATCGGGCGTCACCTGAAACGCCAGCCGCAGCGGACGCTCAATGGTGATGCGGCGATAGCCAAAGGCCTCGATGGGAAAAATCTTGCTCTGGGGTGTTGCTTCAAACCGACCGTAGAGGCGCACTAGGTCATCAATTTGCTCCTCGTTGAGATACTGGCGCTTGCTGCCCAGCGACTTGCGCATTTTACTGAAATGCTGCGTGCCGTCGATCAGTTGCACCTGGCCCCGGCGCAGCTCTGGCTTGTGGTTCGACAAAATCCATACATAGGTGGCAATGCCCGTGTTGTAGAACATATCCGTCGGCAGAGCAATAATCGCTTCCACCAGATCGCTTTGCAGCAGGTAGCGGCGAATTTCTGACTCCCCACTGCCTGCCCCGCCGGTAAACAGCGGTGAGCCATTGAGAATGATGCCAATGCGAGAACCACCTTCCTGGGACGGGCGCATTTTGCTTACTAGGTGCAGCAGAAACAGCAGCGACCCATCCGACACGCGGGGCAGACCGGGGCCAAAGCGGCCAGCAAAGCCCCGCTCGTTGTGCTCATCGGTGACCTGCTTTTGCACCTTCTTCCACTCCACCCCAAAGGGCGGATTGCTGAGCATAAAGTCGAAGTGGCTGGTGGCAAGCTGATCGTCTGATAGGGTATTGCCCAGCTTGATATTGCTCACCGTCTGCCCCTTGATCAGCATGTCCGCCTTGCAGATGGCATAGCTTTCGGGGTTTAGCTCCTGCCCATGCAGCGACACGGTGACTTGCTTGCTAATAGCCTGAATGTATTCATCCCCCTCCGACAAAAAGCCGCCGGTGCCTGCGGTGGGATCGTAAATAGTGACAATGCTATGGGGCTTAAGCTTGTGGTCTTGCCCGGTGATCACAAGAGACGTGGTCAGGTGGACGATATCGCGGGGGGTGAAGTGTTCCCCGGCCGTTTCGTTGGAACTCTCAGCAAACTTGCGGATCAGCTCCTCAAAGATGATGCCCATGCCAAAGTTGTCGATGTGGGCAGGGCTGAGATCCGTCGCCGCAAAACGCTGCACCACTTGATAGAGCAAGTCGCTGGTGGCCAACTGTTGCACAAAATCCTCGAAGTGGAAATGCTCGAAGATTTCCCGCGCATCGCTGCTAAACGACTGCACATAGCTCATCAGGTCATCGGCAGTCTGGGTGTCTGACAATGTGCCTAGGGATAGGGGCGAGGTATTGTAAAACTGCTGATCGGCAGCCCGCAGCAGCAGTTTTTCGCGGGCTAGGTCGGGCTTGGTCTGGTGCTCCTTGGCGGCGTCTAACACCGTCTGCTTGTTAGCCTCCAACACACATTCCAGCCGTCGCAATAGGGTAAAGGGCAGAATGATGCGGCCATACTGCGATTGCTTGAAGTCTCCCCGCAACAGGTCGGCGATCGCCCAGAGAAAAGCGGCTGTTTGGGAGTGGTTGGTCGGGTTCATGGCGATGATCAGAGGATAGAACTTGATAGGAAACAGGGGAGATCAAGGATCACAGGAGCGATCGAAACAGGTGTCAACGCCGGAGCATTGGCACCATAAATATATCGTTCCTACGCTCAGTGTGGGAATGCTCCCTAGCGGCACTCCTGCGCCCAGACCCCAAGAGTCTCAGGAGCAACCAAGAGAGGTGTCAACGCCGGAGCATTGGCACCATAAAATTCCTCTTAGCTCGAACGGCGCTGCCCCAGAAGAATCGGAATCAGCAGCAGTTCGACGCCGACCAGTAGACAGATGGAAATTAGGAAAATCAGCGTGCCGATGGCATTGAGGGCTGGGGTGAGGTTTGCGCCGAGAAAGGTGTAAATCGCCACGGGCAGGGTTTGCTTGAAGCCAGATACAAACCAGGCAATTACAAATTCATCGAAGGAAAAGGTGAAGGCTAGCAGCCAAGAGCCAGCAATGCCGGGAATTGACCAAGGTAAGACGACTCGCCATAGAGCTTGCCATTCGGTTGCTCCCAGATTCCAAGCGGCTTCTTCCAAGTCTTTAGGCATTTGCGATAGACGTAACCCAATCAGGGCGATCGCTGTGGGAATTAAAATCACTACGTGGGTGAGAAAGATGCTGATCAGTTTGCCTTGAAGCTGTAGGCGAGACAGCAGCCCCAAAAAGGCCACGCCTAAAATCAGCGGCGGGATGATGATCGGGATGATCAACACAATGGACAGAAATTTTTTGCCCAGAAACTGGAAGCGATTTAGGACATAGGCGGCGCAGAAGCCTAGGACTGTGGCGGCGGCGGCGGCGGCGGGGGAAATCCATAGGCTATAGCCAAGGGACTGGATCAAGCGTCCATCCCTAAACAGGTCGCCGTACCAGCGTAAGGTCCATCCCGTCCAGGGCAAGGTGGGAAAGCGGGAGTTTTCAAAGGAGAAAATCACCAAGGTCAAAATGGGCAGCATCAGGAAGAGATACATGCCGCCAAGGTAGAGCCAGCCGACCAGTTTGAGTAGGTTGATGGAGCGGGTGGGACGGGCGGAGAGTTTGATGGCAGTCATGGGCACCTCAGTCGCGGGGAGGGTCGGATAGTTTCAAACCCGCTGCTAGGATCACCAACAGCAGAATCACTAAGATGGTTGCTAGGGCAGAGGTGCGGGGTAGGTTGGTGGTGCCGGCATATTCATTGAGCACCACGGTGGAAAAGAGGGGAATGGGGCCGAAGATCGATCGCCCGGTGCCGCCGCCCAAAACAATGCCAGACAGTACATCGCCCGCACTGATGATGATGCCAAACAGAGCGCTGTAGATGATGCCGGGCTTGCTGAGGGGCAGCAGGACGCGCCAAAAGGTTTGCCACTGGGTAGCTCCTAGGTTACGGGAAGCTTCCAGCAGGGCGCGATCGCTGTTGCGCAACACCAGGTAGAGAATCAGGATGACGATGGGCGCGAGGTAGTGCAAAATGCCGATGCGGGTGGCCACCTGGGTAAAAATAATCGGCAGCGGCTCTTGAATCACCTGCAGTTTCAGCAGCAGGGTATTGAACAAGCCGTTGCGATTAAGAATCGTTTGCCAGGCGTAGAGCCGGAGAATATAGCTGCTCCAAAAGGGGGCGATCGCCAGCAGGACGGCAAAGCGCTGCAATCGTTCAGGGACGCCAAACACCAGCATCAAGGCGAAGGGATAGCACAGGAGGATGGCGAGAATGGTGGTGGTGCTAGCAACCCAGGCGGTTTGCAGCAGGGCATAGGCATAGCGCGATCGCGTGAAGAGCTGGCTGAAAATATCGATGTAGTTGTCGAGGGAAAAGCCGGGAATGGCCCGATAGTTTTCGGTACTCCAAAAGCCAATCCAAATCAAGAACAGCAGCGGCAACAGAAAAAAGATGCCGTTGTAGATCACCACCGGGGCCAGACCGATGTATTTGAGGCCGCTGCGTTCGTTGGGCGTAGCAATGGGGCGGGTGGCGGGTGGATGGCTCATCGTTCTCTCTCCAGCGATCGCGTGTCCTCCAGCAGCACCGTATCCTGGGATGACCAATGGAGCACAAGGTCGGTGTTGATGGCAATGCGCAGACTATCGCTGAAGGATTCTTGGCAAATCAGGTTCAGTTCATGTCCTGATTCGGTTTCTAGAAGATAGCTCATCTGGGAGCCCATGAACTCTCGTCCTCGCAGACTAGCTTTGAGGCTATTGTCGGTTTTTTCGGTGGGATCAAGCCGCATCTTGTCGGCAGGGACGACCACGGTAACCATGTCGCCTACGCTATGGTTCACCTGGCCGGGCTGGGCGCAGATCAGACCTTGGGGACATTGGATGGTCAACGTGTGGTCGTCATTGAGCGATCGCACCTGGCCATCAAAGAGGTTGTTATTGCCGACAAATTCCGCCACAAAATGGCTTTGGGGACGGGTATACAGATCGGCGGGAGAGCCAATTTGTTCAATCCGCCCCTGGTTCATCACCACAATCCGATCGGCCATGGCAAAGGCTTCATTTTGATTGTGGGTGATGTAAACAAAGGCGATATTCAACGTTTGCTGGAGGCGCTTGAGTTCCCCTTGCATCCGCAGCCGCAGATGAGCATCGAGGGCGCTCATGGGCTCATCCAGCAGCAAAATCTTCGGTTCCATCACTAGGGCGCGGGCGATCGCCACCCGCTGCTTTTGACCACCGCTGAGCGCCCCCACCCGGCGCTTGAGAAAGTCGCTGAGGTGAACCAATTCAGCAACTTGATGCACTTTGTCTTTAACGGCAGCCCGGTTATGGGACTTGAGCGTTAGCCCAAAGGCGATGTTCTGGAAAACGTTCAGGTGGGGAAATAGGGCAAAGCTTTGCCACACCAGCGGTGTATGACGCTGATGGACGGGCAATTGGCCAATGGGTTGCCCATGCAGCCAGATTTCCCCGGATGACATAGACTCTAGCCCCGCAATTAACCGCAGCAGCGTGGTTTTACCGCAGCCGCTGGGGCCCATAATGGCGACAAACTCGCCAGGATCCACATGTAGGTTGATGTCGCTGAGAACGGACAGTTGATTGAACTGTTTAGCGATCGCCCGCAGTTCTAGAGCAGGAGCGCTGGAGGTCTCTGCTGTCCTTGCCTGAGCGACGGGTATGGAGGAGGGTGGATTGGTCGAGGTTGAACTCATCTTAGTGTTAAACCACAGAGCAATAGGAAACAGTTACCCAGCATCTGGCTAGGTAGAGCCTGGCGAAGAAGACCGGCGGGCACGGTTACGTGGCCTTAAATTCGTTGTAGATGTCTTGCCAAGCTTTTTCGTCTTGTTGCGTCGGAAGCTGGCGGGCGCGGGTGCGTTCTAGCTGGCTTTCCACTAAAAGCTTGCTGGCGTCGCTAGGGTCAGCCACATAGCCCAACAACTGTTTCTCATCGTCATTGAGATACTCAATGACTTTGACGTTAGGAGCAAGACCTTTATAGGCTTGGGCATTGGCTAGGCGGGCCTGCACCTCAGGGCGAGACATGTATTCTACCCAGCTTTGGGCTAGTTCTGGGTTGGGGCTATCGGCACAGATCGCAGCACCTTCACTCCAGCGGATCGCTCCTTCCTCAGGCACGATGGCGGTAAATTCTTGATTACCGTCTGCGATCGCATTTTGAATCACCCAGTCACCCACGGGCCCCGCCGTCACATCACCGTTGATGAACGCATTGACAATATCCTGTACACTAGGGGTCACCAGCGCCACATTGGGCTTCATGCGTAGCATCCAGGCCTTAACCTCCTCCAGTTGGGCATCGGTGAGGTCGTAGGGGTTAGGATTCTCGGGGAAGAGGGCTAAGCTAGCATTCCCCATATTGGGCAGATACCAATCAAATAGAGCTAGCTTGCCAGCTAAGTCTTCTCTTAACAGGAACTCCCAACTAGTGACCTCCGAGGGTGGAATAATGCTTTGGTTGAAGGCAATGCCGTAGTTGCCAAAGCGGGTACCCACTGCCATCATCTGGTCATCTTCGTAGAAGCCGGGAAAGTCTTGATACACCGGATAGTAGTCGCTTAAGTTCGGTACGGTGGATGGGTCAATGGGGGCGATCGCGCCCAGAGCCATCAGCTTGGTCACATATTCCCCATCGGAAATGAGGGCATCGTAGGTGCCAGCGGGCGACTGGTTGAAAAATTGCAGCATTTGTTCGCCACCCAAATAGGTTTTGAACTCTACCGTGACACCGTATTCTTCTTCAAAGCCGCGAATCACCTCGGGTTCGTCGTAGCCCGGCCAGGTCAGCAAGCGTAGGGTATTGCCTGATGAACTAGCGGGCGTATCTCCGGTGGTTACAGCCGTTTCACTGGAAGGGCTACAGCCGATCAGGCGAGTGGATACAGCGGCCAAGGAGGCTGTGGAGGCAAATTGGATGAATCGACGGCGGGAGAAGGCTCTCAAGAGTTGAGCTTCACGGTTGAAACCAGCGGACGGACGAGGTCGTTGTGACATAGTGATGAACCGATGGAGAAATATGTACGGATGCAGCCAGATGTAGGAGGACGAATCAGGAAACAGCAAGCAAGCTCAGGCCGAGTCAGAGAGCTGATTGTACGGTAGTGAATCGGAGACCTGGGAAAAGTTGTTTACACTACATATTGCGCTGGGCTTATAGACGCCTAACCTATTGAGAGTCTTCAGGTAAGGTGGGCAGATCCGGAACTGGCTGAAGCTGCTGCTGCCAGGATTGAATCCGCAGTTGGGCGGCCGCATAGGCTTCGGTGCGCGGTGGCACGTTCTGGGCGATCGCAATGGCATTTTCCAGATCCACCACGGCCTGTTGCTCTGCTGCGTTGAGCAGTTGGTAGCTCCAAGTGTTAATCATTTGATCGGCTTCGGAACGGCTGCTGTTGCTGGCCGGCACCTCATTGGCTAGTTGAATGGCGGCGACGAGGCCGGATATCGTACCGCTGCTGGCGATCGCATAGGCATCTTGCAGGGGAATTTGTCCTTCCAGGCGGTTGCGCCAGGTGGTTACTTCCGCTTGGGCATCGGCCCGCAGGGCCCGACCTTCAGAAATCTGTTGAGCAGTGGAGATGGCCCCTCGCCAGTCGCCAGCATTGGCCAATTGGCGTGCCCGATCGAGAATCGGTTGATCTTCCATACGCTGCATCTGGGCCGTCCAGGTGGCAATCCGGTCTTGGGCGGTGCTGGAGAGGGTGCGCCCCGGCTGAATCTGCTGGGCGGTGGCGATCGCTTGCTGTAATGCTGCGGCAGTTCCCTGCTGGGCAAGCTGGTTGGCCTGGTCAAGAATCGGCTGGTCTTCAATTCGCTGGATTTGGCTCAGCCATTCAGACTCCAAACGTTGCGCTTCGCCAGCACGGGGATTACCGTCGGGAATCATCTGGGTTTCAGCGATCGCTGCTCGCAGGTCAGATACCGTACCCGGACGAGCCACCTGCCGGGCCGTGTCGATGCGGGCTACGTCTTGGAGTTCTAACCGCCACTGGCGAATCAAGGTCTGGGCTCGGCTATAGAGAGGGCGATCGCGCCGTAGCCGCTGGGCTTGCAAAATGGCGGCCTCGATATCTAGAGCCGTGCCGCGCCAAGCCTGGCTTTGGGCTGAGGCTATGGTGAGAAAATCCTGTGCCTCCTCTCCAAGATTAATATCGTCGGGAATGCTTTCGATGATGGCGATCGCTCCCTCGTAGTCTTCCCGGTCGAGGGCCGCTTGAGCGAGGTCTAAAAAGTCTTCCCCAATGCTCTTCAGCAGCGCTTGGGCTCCATCATGGGCATAGCTCGTGCTGCTAATGCTCTGCACCAGTTGAATGGCCTCGATGAGACTGTCTGGATCCCCCCGCTCAGCTAAGCGTTGAGCCTCACCCAACATTTCGCCATCCTTTCGGGCGACGGCGATAATCTCCTGCAGCTCATCATGCTTAACGGTGCGCCAATACTCATTCTCCACAGAGAGAAGCTGGTTGGAGGTGCGAAAGGCTTCTTGGTAGCTTTGATTGCGCAGCGCCGTTTCCACTGCCCGGTAAATCGCTTCGCCTTCCGACCAAATGCGTTGCCAGTCCTTCACCTGATCGTCCACAAGGTCGTGGGCGGCTAGATGCTCGGGAATACGTTCTGCTATGGCGATCGCTTCCTCCAGATCCCCAGACTGGAAAGCCTCATCCCCCAGATCCAGAATCATCATCGACCAGGTTTCAATGGAATCTTGAATTTCCTGCTGTAGGGGATGATCCTCGGGTAAACTTTCGACTAACTGGATGGCTTCCAGCAAATCATCCACTGTACGCTTATTAGCTGCGATGTCGGCGCAATACATGCGCAGAGAGGCAGAGGCCGTGGGCCAAAAAATAGCAGGGCAGTTGGGCAGAGCTGGAATTTTCAACAGCAGGGCAGCGGCCAAAAGTCCCGTTCCGGTGGTGCAGAGGACAGCTACCGTGCCCCAAATTTGCCAATTGCGAACCCACTGCCAGCGCTGGCGTGGTGTGGGTGCTGGCGTGGGTGTGGGCGGCTGACGGATCTGGTGTTGCAGATCCTGCAAGGGGTTAGACGACGGGGTGGGGCGACGGCCCGCAGGTGGTTGCGGTAGGGGCGATCGCGGGAGGGGAGGGGCAGGACGAGGAAGCTGCACCGGACGACTCGGCCGATCCATGGGGCGCTGGGCTTGGGGTGGATAATAGCGAGTTTTCCGGCGATCGTGTGTCATGAATAGAACCTAAAATCTGGCAACAATACTCATGGCAAGGGCAGACGTCTAGACACCTAAGTCAGCTCATGGTTCCCAGCAGGGAGTCTGGTCTATCACGATCCATGGGAGAGCTGTGACCTTTTGCCGACGCTGACCTTGGGTATAGCGCGGGCTTCCCTGGATCCCACCAGCGACTCTCTCGTTCAGCTTTGCCTAGGCAAAACCCCGGCAGATCCCGTCTAGAGATGATGTCATGAGTCCTAAAAGCAGACAGGCTGGGAGTTCAGGATACTGACCCAGTTCGTCCGGTTGCTAGCGGATTGACTTGATAGTAACCGTCTTCGGCAAAACTTGGCTGCTGATAGGTTGTCTAGATCGTTGCTATCCTAACGTTCTATGGTTAGAGTCTACTCAGTTTTTCAACATTCTCATCATTCCTTGACGTCGATCTCGCCGGCCGTCGTCAAACAACATAATTTGACACAAACCTGACCGGCCAGGGCAAGACTCGGGGGCCAAACCTAAAACTAGGCCAAAAGCTAGGTCGAATTCTTCACAGATGTCTTTACTATAGTCAGGAGGTCTTTTTCAGGGAGCGATCGCCCTTGAGAGGCTCCGGATGCTCTCGATCGTTGTCAGCCAGCCGTGACGATAACGCTGCGATCGCCTTGTGTCCCAACGAGGGGATCAAGCAGATCGTCTCGTTGGGCTAGGTGCCACGGTGGTCTGATCCCGACGCCTAGATGGATGAGGGGCGATGGTTTTTATGCCGCTGCCTGCTCATCTGTCGCCGATCGAGACTGCAAAGACTCCAGTTCTTATCATCTTGGATTGAACTCATGCCTTTTCCTCGCTCCAGTGGTTTGTTGCTCCATCCCACCTCATTTCCTGGCCCCCATGGCATTGGAGACCTCGGGGGCGCTGCCTATGCTTTTGTTGATTTTCTAGCAGCCAGTGGTCAGCAACTGTGGCAGGTCTTGCCGCTCAGCCCCACGGGCTACGGCAACTCGCCCTACATGTGCTATTCCTCCATGGCGGGCAATCCTCTGTTGATTAGCCTAGATTTGTTGGTCGATGAAGGATGGTTGACCCACGACGATCTGTCGGTGTTGCCGGACTTTCCTAGCGATAAAGTTGACTACGATCGCGTCATTGCTACCAAAACACCGCTGCTCGATCGAGCTGCCGAACGCTTTAAGGCCCATGCCTCGGATCGACAGCGCCAAGAGTTTGATGTGTTTTGCCATGCTCGGGCTGTTTGGCTCGACGACTTTGTCTTTTTTATGGCGCTTAAACAGGCCCATGGTGGCGAAAGCTGGCACCGTTGGGATGAAGCGATCGCCAAACGTGATCCTGATACCCTAAGCCGTTGGCGCAAGCAGCTTGCCAATGATATTTACCACCACAAGTTTCTCCAGTTTGAATTTTTCCGGCAATGGTCTCACCTGAAGAAGTATGCCAACGATCGCCAAATTCAGATCATTGGCGACATGCCGATCTACGTGGCCCACGACAGCGCTGATGTCTGGTCACTGCCCCACATTTTCCATCTGGATCCAGAAACGGGGGAGCCAGCCCTAATGGCCGGTGTGCCCCCCGATTACTTCAGCGAAACCGGCCAGCTATGGGGCAATCCCATCTATAACTGGGAGGCGATGCAGGCTTGGGGCTTCAAGTGGTGGCTGCAGCGTTTGCAGTCTATGTTGGAATATGTGGATTTAATTCGGGTTGACCACTTTCGAGGCTTTCAGGCCTACTGGGAAGTGCCCCAAGGGGAAACCACCGCCATCAATGGTCAGTGGGTGGAGGCTCCGGGTCGAGAGTTCTTTAAGACCGTCAAGGAGGAGCTAGGCAGTTTGCCGATCTTGGCGGAAGATCTTGGGGTCATTACCCCCGAGGTGGAAGCCCTACGGGATGAGTTTGACTTTCCGGGGATGAAAATTCTTCACTTCGCCTTCGGTTCTGGCCCAGGCAACCCCTACCTACCGTTTAATTTCGAGCGCAACTGCATGGTCTATACCGGCACCCACGATAACAACACTACGGTGGGCTGGTTTGAAAGCCTATCAGACTGGGAAAAAGACCACATCAGCCATTACCTAGGCGACATCAGCTACGACGGAATTCACTGGGACATGATTCGCTTGGCTCTCAGCTCCCACGCCAATCAAGCCGTGATTCCCTTCCAGGATCTCTTGGGACTAGGGGGAGGTGCGCGAATGAACCTGCCCGGTGCCCCAACCGGGAACTGGGAGTGGCGCTATCGAGATGAAGCCGTCAACCCAGAGTTAGCAGGGCGGATGCATATGCTGACAGAGATGTATGGACGCCTGCCCCAGCCCCCAGCCCCTGCGGATGAGTCCGATGGGTAGCTGGGTAACTGGGGTTTGGATGAGCTTAGGCGTTAGAACCTAGGGTGTGAGTGGAGGGCGATCGCCAGATACTGGTCGGAACGCGATCGCCTCTTCATCAGGCATGAGGGCCGTTGGGGAGGATGCAGAATAGGTCACCTCTGCCACCGTACCTGGTTCTCCTAATGGCTTAGCCTGACCATCGTAGGTGACCACCAGCCCCCCAGCATTGCCAGCTAGGATAGTCAGCTGAGTATCGGCTGTCCAAGTATGGCTGCTGCCTTCGCTCAGTGTATCTTCAAAGGTCATCTCGCCATCAGAGACCACCCGTACCCAAGATGGAGCCGTAACGCTCACATCCACCCGCACCGGTCGCTGCTCCTCGGTAGCCTCATTGCCGGGTGCTGGAGTTGGCGATGCAGCTGGCTCTGTAGGTACAGGCATCGTCACCTGCTGATTGACCAGACGCTCCTCTGCCAAGGGGGATACCGACCGGTTCATCAGATGAGATAG
This Candidatus Obscuribacterales bacterium DNA region includes the following protein-coding sequences:
- the malQ gene encoding 4-alpha-glucanotransferase; this translates as MPFPRSSGLLLHPTSFPGPHGIGDLGGAAYAFVDFLAASGQQLWQVLPLSPTGYGNSPYMCYSSMAGNPLLISLDLLVDEGWLTHDDLSVLPDFPSDKVDYDRVIATKTPLLDRAAERFKAHASDRQRQEFDVFCHARAVWLDDFVFFMALKQAHGGESWHRWDEAIAKRDPDTLSRWRKQLANDIYHHKFLQFEFFRQWSHLKKYANDRQIQIIGDMPIYVAHDSADVWSLPHIFHLDPETGEPALMAGVPPDYFSETGQLWGNPIYNWEAMQAWGFKWWLQRLQSMLEYVDLIRVDHFRGFQAYWEVPQGETTAINGQWVEAPGREFFKTVKEELGSLPILAEDLGVITPEVEALRDEFDFPGMKILHFAFGSGPGNPYLPFNFERNCMVYTGTHDNNTTVGWFESLSDWEKDHISHYLGDISYDGIHWDMIRLALSSHANQAVIPFQDLLGLGGGARMNLPGAPTGNWEWRYRDEAVNPELAGRMHMLTEMYGRLPQPPAPADESDG
- a CDS encoding RodZ domain-containing protein, which encodes MSRHGNYPESHQAEQLAAIGAYLQQARQDAHLSLDQINASTLIRPSLLMAIEAGHIHALPEPVYIRGLIKRYADALGLDGAELAATFPVTPTVQQPSGGISWRDLPAAQLRPLHLYVAYILLITAAISGLSHLMNRSVSPLAEERLVNQQVTMPVPTEPAASPTPAPGNEATEEQRPVRVDVSVTAPSWVRVVSDGEMTFEDTLSEGSSHTWTADTQLTILAGNAGGLVVTYDGQAKPLGEPGTVAEVTYSASSPTALMPDEEAIAFRPVSGDRPPLTP